TACGATCGCCTGATTCAATGGCTCGTTGAATAGGCGCTGCACCACGCCAGCGAGGTAAAAGTGAGGCGTGAATATTAAAGCTACCGTATCTGCCCGGGCGCTCACTAATATCTAAAATCTCTTGGGGCAATATCAAACCATAAGCCACAACCACCATGACATCAAAGTCGATTTGAGATAGCTTTTGATAAACCTCTTCCGCTTGTGATTTTTTCTTCTCGTCAACATTATTACGTCGGAGTGTTTCTGGCTGCAATACAGGTATATTTTTTTCTAACGCAAATACTTTGACTGGACTCGCTTGAAGGTGCATGCCTCGGCCTGCACGACGATCTGGCTGAGTAAGCGCCATCACAATTTCATGACCAGCATCATGAATTGCTCGCATTGCCTGCGCTGCAAACTCGGGGGTACCGGCGAAGACAATTTTCATGAAGGCGCTTAGCGCTGACCTACTAACTCTTTAGCGCGCTTTTTCATTTTTTGTGAGATGCGATTGCGTTTGAGCAATGATAGGTACTCAACAAATACCTTACCTTGTAAATGATCTAGCTCGTGCTGCAAACAGACGGCCAGCAATCCATCGGCCTCGATTTCAAACTCTTTACCTTCAAGGTCCAAAGCCTTAACGCGTATTTGTGCGGGACGCTCTACTTCGTCATAAAACTCAGGCACAGAAAGGCATCCCTCGCGCCACGATTTTTTTTCTGGGCTTGCCCATGTAATTTCTGGATTAATAAAAACTCTCAGTTCATTTTGCTCATCGGAAACATCAATCACAACAATGCGTTCATGAATATCTACCTGCGTCGCAGCCAAGCCAACACCAGGTGCCTCATACATAGTGTCAGCCATATCGGCCACAATTTTTTTAATGCGAGCGTCTACCTGAGCCACTGGTTTGGCAACTTGATGCAAACGCGGATCGGGGTAACAAAGGACCGTTAACAAAGCCATGTCGGAATTATCCAACAGAGCAATCAGTCTGTCCCGATTGTTCGTAATTCCCCACGACTCAAAATGCGTGATGGCCATGACTCCAAACAAAATCCTTATCCATAAAATTGAACGGGACGATAAACGCTATCCCCGTAGACTCATGGATCTCTTTGATCCTCCGGATTGCCTATATATAACTGGGGACCTAGAGCTTCTTAGGAAGCCCATGCTTGCTATCGTAGGCGCGCGCAATGCCAGCGCGCAAGGACTCAAAAATGCTTACCTCTTTGCCCAGTTCATCGCCACAGCAGGAGCTACGGTGATTTCAGGGCTTGCAAGGGGCATCGACGGATCAGCTCACCGCGCCGCCCTTGGCACGAAGGCGAGCACGGTGGCAGTATGCGGAACAGGGCTTGATATCACTTATCCAAAAGAGCATGGCCACCTTGCACATGCGATTCGAACAAGGGGGCTAGTGATTTCAGAATTACCACCGGGAGTTGGCCCAAAAGCCTTTCACTTTCCTAGGCGCAACCGGATCATTGCGGCGCTATCGCTTGGAGTTCTCGTCATTGAGGCAGCGGAGAAATCAGGGTCATTAATCACCGCTCGCATTGCGGCAGAGCTTGGGCGAGAGGTTTTTGCATTACCAGGCCCCATTGATGACCCTCTTTTTGCTGGCTGTCATCAACTTATTCAACAAGGGGCCAAATTGGTACGAAACCCCAAAGACGTTCTAGAAGAGCTTACTTTTCCTTAAAAACAGCATTTGGAACAACTTAAAGGGGGGTTTATGCAGCAAAAGGACGACAAAAAGGGGTTAGAAATGTCTAGAAAAGGGCTTTTTTGGACTTTTCAGGATTTATCGGTTAATAATAAAAAAGGGGGTTGCAATAGGCCAAATCCTGATTTGGTTTAAATTGATCATCCTTTTCTCCCATTAAAAACATTAATTCAGGCTCAAATTTAGGCAAACGCGTGGCTAAAGCATCTACTAAAAGCAGCTCCAAGACCTCATCCGTGGACCAACCCAAGGCGCTGATCATTGCGGAAAAACCTTCGGTAGCCAATGACATTGCAAAGGCCCTAGGTGGCTTTACCAAACACGAAGACTATTTTGAAAACGATGAGTTCCTAATTTCGTCTGCAGTAGGCCACCTTTTAGAAATCGCGGCGCCGGAGGAGTATGACGTCAAACGCGGCAAGTGGTCTTTTGCCAATCTCCCAGTTGTGCCGCCTTATTTTGACTTAAGGCCAATCGCTAAAACTGAGTCGCGTCTAAAAGTTTTACAAAAGCTTATCAAAAGAAAAGACGTCACCTCGCTCATTAATGCATGTGACGCGGGGCGTGAAGGTGAGCTTATTTTTAGACTCATTGCGCAACACGCAAAAGCCTCTCAAACAGTTAAGCGCCTTTGGCTACAGTCGATGACGCCTGCGGCGATTCGTGATGGTTTTGCAAGCTTGCGTACTGATGAAGACATGCAGCCACTTGCTGATGCTGCTCGTTGCCGCTCTGAAGCTGATTGGCTTGTGGGTATTAATGGCACGCGGGCAATGACGGCATTTAATAGTAAGAGTGGCGGATTCTTTTTAACAACGGTAGGTCGCGTTCAAACGCCTACCCTATCGATTGTTGTTGAACGCGAAGAGCTCATCCGTAAATTTGTGTCGAAAGATTATTGGGAAGTAAAAGCTGAATTCATAGCTGCTGCTGGCATTTATGAAGGCCGTTGGTTTGATCCAAAATTTAAGAAGGATGTTACCGAACCAGATACTCGTGAGAATCGCCTGTGGAGCGAAGCTGCAGCACAAAGTATCGTAGCCGCATGTCGCGGCAAAAAAGCAACCGTTACTGAGGAAGCAAAGCCAGCAACTCAGCTTGCGCCACAATTATTTGACTTAACGAGCTTACAACGCGAAGCCAACGCACGCTTTGGCTTTTCCGCTAAAAATACCTTGGGTCTTGCGCAGGCTCTATATGAGCGTCACAAAGTATTGACCTATCCTCGAACAGATGCAAAAGCACTCCCCGAAGATTATTTAGATACCGTTAAGCAGACTATGGAAAATCTTGCAGAACACTCGCAAGACTATCGCTCATTTGCTAAACAAATTTTGAAGGGCGACCCTAAGGATCTGAAAGCAAAAGCGGGCTATGGTTGGATAAAACCAAACAAACGAATCTTTGATAACTCCAAGATCTCCGATCACTTTGCAATCATTCCCACATTAGAAACGCCAAAGAGCTTGAGTGAGCCAGAGGCAAAACTATACGATTTGGTAGTACGTCGCTTTTTGGCGGTGTTTTATCCTGCAGCAGAGTTCCGTGTAACTACTCGCATCACCGAGGCCTCGGGCCACCACTTCAAAACTGAAGGTCGTGTACTTGTAAACCCAGGCTGGCTAACTGTTTATGGCAAATCCAATCAAGCGGATGATGAGCTTGTGCCAGTGCAAGAAGGCGAAACCGTTCAGACAGAATCCGTTGTTGCGGTTCCTCTAAAAACTAAGCCCCCTGCACGCTACACCGAAGCAACCTTGCTATCAGCAATGGAAAGCGCGGGTAAATGGGTTGATGATGATGAAATGCGCGAAGCCATGGCAGAGAAGGGTCTTGGCACTCCTGCAACACGAGCAGCCATTATCGAAGGATTGCTCGCTGAAAAATATATAGTGCGTGAGGCACGTGAACTTATTCCCACTGCAAAAGCATTTCAGTTAATGACTTTATTGCGCGGGTTAGATGTCGAAGAATTAACACGTCCCGATTTAACCGGTAGCTGGGAAAACAAGCTCTCACTCATCGAGCAAGGCAAGATGAATCGCGACACATTTATGCAAGAGATTGCGCAAATGACTCAGCGCATTGTGAAGCGCGCTAAAGAATATGATAGCGACACCATTCCGGGTGACTACGCCACCATGACCACGCCGTGCCCACACTGCAAGGGCCCAGTAAAGGAAAACTACCGCCGCTTCGCTTGTGAAAAATGCGGATTTACGATTAGCAAAACCCCTGGTGGGCGCGCCTTTGAATACCCTGAAGTTGAAGAGTTATTGCGTGAAAAAACAATTGGGCCTTTGCAAGGATTCCGCAGCAAAATCGGTCGTCCGTTTGCAGCCATCATCAAGCTAAGTGAAATTCCTGAAGATGATGCAGACTACCCAAATGCTGGCTTCAAACTCGAGTTTGATTTTGGCAATACGCAAGATGATGAAACCGAGGCGATTGATTTCACGGGTCGGCAGGCACTTGGTGTATGTCCAAAATGTTCTGGTGCCGTATATGAAGACGGCATGCGCTACGTTTGCGAAAACAATACTGGCCCAAGCAAATCTTGTGATTTCAAAACAGGTAAGGTTGTTTTGCAACAAGAGGTGTCAAACGAGCAAATTCAGAAATTGTTG
Above is a genomic segment from Polynucleobacter wuianus containing:
- the def gene encoding peptide deformylase is translated as MALLTVLCYPDPRLHQVAKPVAQVDARIKKIVADMADTMYEAPGVGLAATQVDIHERIVVIDVSDEQNELRVFINPEITWASPEKKSWREGCLSVPEFYDEVERPAQIRVKALDLEGKEFEIEADGLLAVCLQHELDHLQGKVFVEYLSLLKRNRISQKMKKRAKELVGQR
- the dprA gene encoding DNA-processing protein DprA, which gives rise to MTPNKILIHKIERDDKRYPRRLMDLFDPPDCLYITGDLELLRKPMLAIVGARNASAQGLKNAYLFAQFIATAGATVISGLARGIDGSAHRAALGTKASTVAVCGTGLDITYPKEHGHLAHAIRTRGLVISELPPGVGPKAFHFPRRNRIIAALSLGVLVIEAAEKSGSLITARIAAELGREVFALPGPIDDPLFAGCHQLIQQGAKLVRNPKDVLEELTFP
- a CDS encoding DNA topoisomerase III; this translates as MAKASTKSSSKTSSVDQPKALIIAEKPSVANDIAKALGGFTKHEDYFENDEFLISSAVGHLLEIAAPEEYDVKRGKWSFANLPVVPPYFDLRPIAKTESRLKVLQKLIKRKDVTSLINACDAGREGELIFRLIAQHAKASQTVKRLWLQSMTPAAIRDGFASLRTDEDMQPLADAARCRSEADWLVGINGTRAMTAFNSKSGGFFLTTVGRVQTPTLSIVVEREELIRKFVSKDYWEVKAEFIAAAGIYEGRWFDPKFKKDVTEPDTRENRLWSEAAAQSIVAACRGKKATVTEEAKPATQLAPQLFDLTSLQREANARFGFSAKNTLGLAQALYERHKVLTYPRTDAKALPEDYLDTVKQTMENLAEHSQDYRSFAKQILKGDPKDLKAKAGYGWIKPNKRIFDNSKISDHFAIIPTLETPKSLSEPEAKLYDLVVRRFLAVFYPAAEFRVTTRITEASGHHFKTEGRVLVNPGWLTVYGKSNQADDELVPVQEGETVQTESVVAVPLKTKPPARYTEATLLSAMESAGKWVDDDEMREAMAEKGLGTPATRAAIIEGLLAEKYIVREARELIPTAKAFQLMTLLRGLDVEELTRPDLTGSWENKLSLIEQGKMNRDTFMQEIAQMTQRIVKRAKEYDSDTIPGDYATMTTPCPHCKGPVKENYRRFACEKCGFTISKTPGGRAFEYPEVEELLREKTIGPLQGFRSKIGRPFAAIIKLSEIPEDDADYPNAGFKLEFDFGNTQDDETEAIDFTGRQALGVCPKCSGAVYEDGMRYVCENNTGPSKSCDFKTGKVVLQQEVSNEQIQKLLKEGKTDLLTNFKSNRTGRGFKAYLALGADGKIGFEFEAKAPGATKAPAKKRAGASAATKSAAKPKRASKAKSSSSS